The genomic DNA TAATTTGCCAGAGTTGCCCTTATACTCTATCGAGTGtattctattattttcaagGGAAAGCTtcttattgttattattaataaTTGTCTTGTCatccttttcttgttctatGTTAATACTAATTACTTCTAAAAATGTTTCTGCAAAATAATTTCTATTCTTACCGGAAAATAATCTGTACTCATTTATGATTGATGCAATATTCCATTTCTGAATTTTTCGAAGTATACCAATAACCAGTGCAGTTTTATCTACCAATAAAACATTGTAATTATCCACATTTAACAAAGTCTTGAAAGTTCTCTTTAAACACGTGCTTTTAATCAGCATTAAATCATCGTTGTCAGTTAAATGATAAGAAATTTCCTCCTGTATCACAGGTTCTGTTATTATGGAATTTTGTGATGCATTTAGCgtatgtttttttatttttttttcatcctgcaatgataatgtactattattgttggaatataAACTGCCGTTGGATACAGAAGAACTCTTAACTGGAACTGCCGCAGCTGAGAAATCAGACATCCTCAAAACAATCCATTTTATAGATGACCTTGTAAAGAAATCcttaaaaaattttgaggGTTCTTGACCTCCTATAAATATAACAGTCTTTAGATTAAGAGTCTCCAGAAACGATAAGTTCAATGTTTCCACTTTAGAACATCTATAAATTCCCTCTTCAGCGATGCCAAAGTTAGCAGGAGGAACCAACATCTTCAATTTACTTTCCAAAAAACACCAGTACCGTAGACTTCTCTTTCCTCATGAAAATATCGGCTAAACATGATTAAATCTCACAATAAGATGTGGATGTATTATACTGCCTAGCTTTCTGCattaattttcaaaaaaccTCCGCGAAAATGAATCACGATATTTATTACCCGGACTTATCAGAAGAGTATAGCAATGTATTCTGCTTGTGCTATCGCTACGAAGGCATATATTTCAAGAGAAACGATGAATAACTTTAGTGTTGATGTGTACTCATATAGACCTCCATGGGTACAGATATCACTGAACTCCATGATCTCTCCATATTTTTACTGGAGTGAGTTGCTTTTACTTCTTTAGTGGCGATTGCCTAGACGCAATGGTCAAGCTTACACAATGGGCTTCTGAATGACAGTTCCAACTGATTTGTTTTGAACAGTATCGCCTGGGCAAGGATGTGAGCAGTGTGTACACGTAAAGCTCTCTTTCAAACTGCCGTCTCTACAATTCGTTCTTTGATCTTCGGCAGATGATATCATATGTGCCTTTCTATGCATCATTATGAGAGAGGTAAATAATTTCTATAGAGACGATGGTTATGGGCGCAAGATGTTGTACATAAGAATATGATATATGAGACAAAAAATCAGTGTTTGACGATTCTTTTGAGGAGCAACAGTTGATAAGGAAGTTCTTATGAGTGaatcaaatttttaatcATCTACTTTGAGATTTCTGAAcacattcttttcttccagtAGTTAAAAGTAAGTCATAATCAAAGCAATAACCCATAGAACAAAGTAAATTGTCAAAGTAACTCCAATGTTCTTCTCGTGTCTTCATAACTACCATTCCAGCTGGCTCAATCTGACGAAAAATGAACTTGGTGGGATTATGTGCCTACGTCTCAAATATCAGAGCTCACTTGGAGTATTATTATACTTTGCAAGCCATCCATCCAactgaaaattttggaacTGTTTTCACTACGGTCGCTTCACTAGTTTGATCACAAGTGTTCTGTGTTGTTCCAGAAGAACAAGGTTAGCTTTTTTCTGGGCTccatcaaagaaatatatctaCACTATTGCAAACTAGAAACAAACGcctttt from Saccharomyces mikatae IFO 1815 strain IFO1815 genome assembly, chromosome: 3 includes the following:
- the OCA4 gene encoding Oca4p (similar to Saccharomyces cerevisiae OCA4 (YCR095C); ancestral locus Anc_6.377), coding for MLVPPANFGIAEEGIYRCSKVETLNLSFLETLNLKTVIFIGGQEPSKFFKDFFTRSSIKWIVLRMSDFSAAAVPVKSSSVSNGSLYSNNNSTLSLQDEKKIKKHTLNASQNSIITEPVIQEEISYHLTDNDDLMLIKSTCLKRTFKTLLNVDNYNVLLVDKTALVIGILRKIQKWNIASIINEYRLFSGKNRNYFAETFLEVISINIEQEKDDKTIINNNNKKLSLENNRIHSIEYKGNSGKLVKVNEDDLSKEPEVPQRLLTLINQIETKVKNNKVLQVNGVLGGDLKRTSSDLGIFGHRYRLAFNKKENGEYGYYKALGKDNVKIRIPTDSELPGWFKFQRDLWEKENVPEEHHFYREHIFT